Part of the Gemmatimonadota bacterium genome is shown below.
AAGGAACTGGAGCGGGACAGCCCAGGGAGTTCTGAGCTCATCTTCGCTCAGGTTCGCACCTTCTACCTCAGCCAGAAGCCGATCGCCCTCACACAGGGTGAGGTCTTTGCAAGCGTCGTTGATTGGATGGCACGCCAAGAAGCATCGGCCACGCGCGACGCGGCTGAAGCAGTAGCCGCATTCTTCGTCCAGAATTGCGAGGTCTTTGAGTGATCACCCCCAACAAGATCGTGACGCTCCAAGAATCGGCCCTGGCGCTGACGCCCATTATTATGGCCCAAGGCCCCTACGACATTTCGATTTCGGAGCTCTTGCACCGAGTCGAGCGAGATGTTCGGGATCTCGATCAGTTCATGCTGGCGTTAGACGTCCTCTATGTGCTAGGCCGAATTGACATCGATCTTGAAAAGGGACTCCTGTCGTATGCTGCGTGAGATCCGGTGCGAGCGCTTCCGGACGAATACCATTCGATTCTCGGATGGCCTGAACGTTGTCCTCGGCGACGACAACGCGACGAACTCGATCGGCAAATCGAGTCTCTTGATGGTCATCGACTTTGCCTTCGGAGGGAGCTCGTTGGTCGAGCATAACGCGGACGCGATCAAGGAGCTCGGACATCACCACTACGACATCGTGTTTGACTTCGATGGTGTCCAAAGGCGCTATCGTCGAGGCACTCTCGAGCCTGACGATGTCTATCGATGCGATGAAGATTTCCAGCCCGAAGCCGTCCTAGCCCTGGATGAGTATACCGGCCTGCTGAGAGCTCACTACGGAATCGAGTTGGAAGGGCTCTCGTTCAGGGCTTTGGTGGGCCTCTACGCGCGGGTTTGGGGCAAGGAGAATCTTGATGTGATGTCACTTCTCACGAGGATGACCCCAGGGTTCTCACGAGCATGACCCCACCCCCC
Proteins encoded:
- a CDS encoding ABC-three component system middle component 7, with product MITPNKIVTLQESALALTPIIMAQGPYDISISELLHRVERDVRDLDQFMLALDVLYVLGRIDIDLEKGLLSYAA
- a CDS encoding ATP-binding protein, whose translation is MLREIRCERFRTNTIRFSDGLNVVLGDDNATNSIGKSSLLMVIDFAFGGSSLVEHNADAIKELGHHHYDIVFDFDGVQRRYRRGTLEPDDVYRCDEDFQPEAVLALDEYTGLLRAHYGIELEGLSFRALVGLYARVWGKENLDVMSLLTRMTPGFSRA